Genomic DNA from Frondihabitans sp. PAMC 28766:
CCGGTGGAAGAGATCTTCGAGGCCCAGCGCGCGTGGCTCAGCGACTACTGGGAGCGCACCGACGTCACACTGCCTGGCCACCCCATCCTGCAACAGGCGATCCGCTGGAATCTCTTCCAGCTGGCCCAGGCGACGGCCCGCACCGACGGTCAGGGCATCGCCGCGAAGGGCGTCTCCGGCTCGGGCTACGGCGGCCACTACTTCTGGGACACCGAGGTCTACGTCCTCCCCTTCCTCACCTATACGGCACCGAACGTCGCCCGCAACGCGCTGCGCTTCCGCCACGGCATGCTCGACGCCGCCCGCGAGCGCGCCACCGAGCTGAACCAGCGCGGTGCACTCTTCCCGTGGCGCACCATCAACGGGCTCGAGTCGAGCGCCTACTACGCGGCCGGCACGGCGCAGTACCACATCGACGCCGACATCAGCCACGCGCTGACCCAGTACGTGGCCGCGACCGGCGACGACGACTTCCTCGCCCGCGGCGCCATCGACATCCTGGTCGAGACGGCTCGCCTCTGGGCCGACCTCGGCTTCTGGCGCTCGAACGGCGACCAGAAGTTCCACATCGACGGCGTCACCGGCCCCGACGAGTACACCACGGTGGTCGACGACAACCTCTACACGAACGTCATGGCCCGGGCGAACCTCTGGAGTGCGGTCCGCGCCTGCGAAGAGCTGATGGCCACCGACACCGTCGCCTACGAGCGCATGGTGACCCGCCTCGGGTTGCAAGAGCACGAGATCCGGGGCTGGCGCGCCGCCGCCGACGCGATGGAGATCCCCTTCGATCCGCACCGCGGGATCCACCCCCAAGACGCCCAGTTCTTGGACAAAGAGCTGTGGGATCTCGACTCGACCCCCGAGTCGAAGCGCCCTCTGCTGCTGCACTACCACCCGCTCGTCATCTACCGCTTCCAGGTGCTCAAGCAGGCCGACGTGGTGCTGGCGCTCTTCCTCCAGGGCGACGAGTTCACCCCGGCCGAGAAGCGCCGCGACTTCGAGTACTACGACGCGCTGACCACCGGTGACTCGACGCTGTCGGCGGTGGTCCAGTCGATCATCGCGGCCGAGGTGGGTCACCACCGCCTGGCGCAGAGCTACTTCTTGTCGGCGCTCTTCGTCGACCTCGCCGACCTCCACCACAACACCTCGGACGGCGTCCACGTGGCCTCGACCGGCGGCATCTGGTCGGCGCTCGTCTACGGCTTCGGCGGCATGCGCGACCACGGCGGTCGCATCACCTTCAACCCGCGCCTGCCCTCCACCTGGGACGACCTGACGTTCCGCATGACGGTGCGGGGCTCCAGGATGCGAGTCGACCTGACCCAGCACGACATCACCTTCACCATCGAAGAGGGCACGAACGTCACG
This window encodes:
- a CDS encoding glycoside hydrolase family 65 protein, giving the protein MSVITSDPLDRNRFPVDEWALVEQEFAPDDQGVSETVFAVGNGYLGMRGNLDEGRGGQSYGTYINGFHETWPIRHAEEAFGFARVGQTIVNVPDAKVIRLYVDDEPFVLAEADILGYTRKIDFREGYLVREIVWRTPSGKRVLITSRRLASLTDRHLAVIEYEVTMLEGDASVLLSSQILNRQDLGDEYHAGMRAAASFDPRKAESFADRVLQPVVKKVTGTRYVLGYRTTNSGMTVAVGAEHTLETDAEWQQSSQIDDDLAKHVYRIKAKTGTTIRLVKTITYHTSRGVPPRELADRCDRTLDRARETPVEEIFEAQRAWLSDYWERTDVTLPGHPILQQAIRWNLFQLAQATARTDGQGIAAKGVSGSGYGGHYFWDTEVYVLPFLTYTAPNVARNALRFRHGMLDAARERATELNQRGALFPWRTINGLESSAYYAAGTAQYHIDADISHALTQYVAATGDDDFLARGAIDILVETARLWADLGFWRSNGDQKFHIDGVTGPDEYTTVVDDNLYTNVMARANLWSAVRACEELMATDTVAYERMVTRLGLQEHEIRGWRAAADAMEIPFDPHRGIHPQDAQFLDKELWDLDSTPESKRPLLLHYHPLVIYRFQVLKQADVVLALFLQGDEFTPAEKRRDFEYYDALTTGDSTLSAVVQSIIAAEVGHHRLAQSYFLSALFVDLADLHHNTSDGVHVASTGGIWSALVYGFGGMRDHGGRITFNPRLPSTWDDLTFRMTVRGSRMRVDLTQHDITFTIEEGTNVTVHVHHERVEVEAGAPVTVALANQGPRLETPPPTTSDLRGMLRADGSVVTASIPTVSVDRSEIDLDVTT